One segment of Zonotrichia albicollis isolate bZonAlb1 chromosome 4, bZonAlb1.hap1, whole genome shotgun sequence DNA contains the following:
- the NDUFA9 gene encoding NADH dehydrogenase [ubiquinone] 1 alpha subcomplex subunit 9, mitochondrial isoform X1 gives MAAATRGLRLPRAGHGISVLTAAPSALQQHRQVHHAVIPHGRSGRSSVSGIVATVFGATGFLGRYVVNRLGRIGSQVIIPYRCDQYDLMYLRPMGDLGQLLFMEWDCRDKESIRRAVEHSNVVINLIGKEWETKNFKFEDEFVNIPQSIAQISKEAGVEKFIHISHLNASMKSPSKYLRNKAVGEKTVREQFPDAVILKPSEMFGREDRFLNHYANMRWFGGVPLVSLGKKTVKQPVYVVDVAKAIINAIKNPDAKGKTYALAGPHRYLLYDMVEYIYAVAHHPFIPYPLPRPLYHLVARFFEMNPFEPWLTRDKVDRFHTTDMTFPDLPGFEELGIKPTPLEQKAIEVLRRHRRFRWLDAELEEAKPKTQPM, from the exons ATGGCGGCGGCGACGCGCGGGCTGCGGCTGCCAAGGGCAG GCCATGGAATTTCTGTCCTGACTGCAGCACCGTCGGCATTGCAGCAGCACCGGCAGGTCCATCACGCCGTGATCCCTCATGGGAGGAGTGGCAGATCCTCTGTCAGTGGCATTGTGGCCACTGTCTTTGGAGCCACAGGTTTCCTGGGACGATACGTTGTCAACCGCTTAG GTCGCATTGGCTCTCAAGTCATCATCCCCTATCGCTGTGATCAGTATGACCTGATGTATCTGCGGCCCATGGGTGACCTGGGGCAACTTCTCTTCATG GAGTGGGACTGTAGGGACAAAGAGTCCATCCGAAGAGCCGTGGAACACAGCAATGTGGTCATTAATCTTATTGGAAAGGAATGGGAaacaaa AAACTTCAAATTTGAAGATGAATTTGTAAATATTCCTCAAAGTATCGCACAGATAAGTAAGGAAGCTGGTGTGGAAAAATTCATTCATATCTCTCACCTGAATGCTAGCATGAAGAGTCCCTCCAAATACCTCAGGAACAAA GCTGTTGGAGAGAAGACTGTGAGGGAACAATTTCCAGACGCTGTAATTCTGAAGCCCTCTGAGATGTTTGGTAGAGAGGACCGATTTCTCAATCATTATGCAA ACATGCGTTGGTTTGGTGGTGTCCCACTTGTTTCTCTGGGCAAAAAAACAGTGAAGCAACCAGTCTAT GTGGTTGATGTAGCAAAGGCAATTATTAATGCAATTAAGAATCCTGATGCAAAAGGGAAAACATATGCCTTGGCTGG CCCTCACCGGTACCTCCTGTACGACATGGTCGAGTACATTTACGCTGTTGCCCACCACCCCTTCATTCCCTACCCGCTGCCACGGCCTCTCTACCA TTTAGTTGCAAGATTCTTTGAGATGAATCCGTTTGAACCATGGTTGACACGGGACAAGGTGGATCGG TTTCACACAACAGACATGACATTTCCtgaccttcctggttttgaagaGCTGGGAATCAAACCAACCCCCCTGGAACAAAAGGCCATCGAAGTCCTGCGCCGTCACCGCAGGTTCCGCTGGTTGGACGCTGAGCTGGAGGAAGCAAAGCCAAAAACACAACCCATGTAA
- the NDUFA9 gene encoding NADH dehydrogenase [ubiquinone] 1 alpha subcomplex subunit 9, mitochondrial isoform X2 produces the protein MIVFVPPFSLGHGISVLTAAPSALQQHRQVHHAVIPHGRSGRSSVSGIVATVFGATGFLGRYVVNRLGRIGSQVIIPYRCDQYDLMYLRPMGDLGQLLFMEWDCRDKESIRRAVEHSNVVINLIGKEWETKNFKFEDEFVNIPQSIAQISKEAGVEKFIHISHLNASMKSPSKYLRNKAVGEKTVREQFPDAVILKPSEMFGREDRFLNHYANMRWFGGVPLVSLGKKTVKQPVYVVDVAKAIINAIKNPDAKGKTYALAGPHRYLLYDMVEYIYAVAHHPFIPYPLPRPLYHLVARFFEMNPFEPWLTRDKVDRFHTTDMTFPDLPGFEELGIKPTPLEQKAIEVLRRHRRFRWLDAELEEAKPKTQPM, from the exons ATGATCGTGTTTGTGCCTCCCTTCTCCTTAG GCCATGGAATTTCTGTCCTGACTGCAGCACCGTCGGCATTGCAGCAGCACCGGCAGGTCCATCACGCCGTGATCCCTCATGGGAGGAGTGGCAGATCCTCTGTCAGTGGCATTGTGGCCACTGTCTTTGGAGCCACAGGTTTCCTGGGACGATACGTTGTCAACCGCTTAG GTCGCATTGGCTCTCAAGTCATCATCCCCTATCGCTGTGATCAGTATGACCTGATGTATCTGCGGCCCATGGGTGACCTGGGGCAACTTCTCTTCATG GAGTGGGACTGTAGGGACAAAGAGTCCATCCGAAGAGCCGTGGAACACAGCAATGTGGTCATTAATCTTATTGGAAAGGAATGGGAaacaaa AAACTTCAAATTTGAAGATGAATTTGTAAATATTCCTCAAAGTATCGCACAGATAAGTAAGGAAGCTGGTGTGGAAAAATTCATTCATATCTCTCACCTGAATGCTAGCATGAAGAGTCCCTCCAAATACCTCAGGAACAAA GCTGTTGGAGAGAAGACTGTGAGGGAACAATTTCCAGACGCTGTAATTCTGAAGCCCTCTGAGATGTTTGGTAGAGAGGACCGATTTCTCAATCATTATGCAA ACATGCGTTGGTTTGGTGGTGTCCCACTTGTTTCTCTGGGCAAAAAAACAGTGAAGCAACCAGTCTAT GTGGTTGATGTAGCAAAGGCAATTATTAATGCAATTAAGAATCCTGATGCAAAAGGGAAAACATATGCCTTGGCTGG CCCTCACCGGTACCTCCTGTACGACATGGTCGAGTACATTTACGCTGTTGCCCACCACCCCTTCATTCCCTACCCGCTGCCACGGCCTCTCTACCA TTTAGTTGCAAGATTCTTTGAGATGAATCCGTTTGAACCATGGTTGACACGGGACAAGGTGGATCGG TTTCACACAACAGACATGACATTTCCtgaccttcctggttttgaagaGCTGGGAATCAAACCAACCCCCCTGGAACAAAAGGCCATCGAAGTCCTGCGCCGTCACCGCAGGTTCCGCTGGTTGGACGCTGAGCTGGAGGAAGCAAAGCCAAAAACACAACCCATGTAA